A DNA window from Hordeum vulgare subsp. vulgare chromosome 1H, MorexV3_pseudomolecules_assembly, whole genome shotgun sequence contains the following coding sequences:
- the LOC123401087 gene encoding uncharacterized protein LOC123401087 yields the protein MHARALSSYISTGARQWTTTPERGRRSIERAVAVKMDQKMIIVSSVIGSLGVLSAILGFSAEGTKLTVWTVYRYRGVCLYPQNPAPGLGVCAAIFGIVAQIVFAVVGGCCGCCKSRAIPSETNRIVGVICAVFSWIAAVVAFGLLVNGAAWNATGTRDSSLYGSCYVLKDGIFAGGAVLTLIATALGLTSYIMLTTQPATTAAAAAPMEGEQMPAGTPGMATGLPQLPQVSPKAQGHPKFPPAASPSPAQGYAVHTPNQQQPELPPLPLPAQGYSPHARDPQMPAASPAPAQGHGPHTPNQQALPELPPKGHEMLARPV from the exons ATGCATGCCCGAGCTCTCTCTAGCTATATAAGCACGGGCGCACGCCAGTGGACCACAACCCCAGAAAGAGGTCGACGTTCGATCGAGAGAGCAGTGGCCGTGAAAATGGATCAGAAGATGATCATAGTGTCCTCGGTCATCGGTTCTCTAGGGGTGCTGAGCGCCATCTTGGGGTTCTCAGCGGAGGGCACGAAGCTCACT GTTTGGACCGTGTACCGGTATCGAGGGGTGTGCCTGTACCCGCAGAACCCCGCGCCGGGGCTCGGGGTCTGCGCGGCCATCTTCGGCATCGTAGCCCAGATCGTCTTCGCGGTCGTGGGCGGCTGCTGCGGCTGCTGCAAGTCCCGCGCCATCCCCTCGGAGACCAACCGGATCGTCGGCGTCATCTGCGCCGTCTTCTCATG GATCGCGGCCGTGGTCGCCTTCGGTCTGCTGGTGAACGGCGCGGCGTGGAACGCCACGGGGACGCGAGACTCGTCATTGTACGGGTCTTGCTACGTCCTCAAGGACGGCATCTTCGCCGGTGGAGCCGTGCTCACGCTCATCGCCACGGCCCTCGGGCTCACCTCCTACATCATGCTCACCACGCAGCCAGCCACCACCGCTGCGGCCGCCGCGCCCATGGAAGGCGAGCAGATGCCGGCGGGCACCCCCGGGATGGCGACGGGGCTGCCGCAGTTGCCGCAGGTTTCTCCCAAGGCCCAGGGGCACCCGAAGTTCCCTCCTGCCGCTTCTCCTTCTCCGGCACAAGGCTACGCAGTGCACACACCCAACCAGCAGCAGCCGGAGTtaccccctcttcctcttcctgcaCAAGGCTACAGTCCGCACGCACGGGATCCACAGATGCCCGCTGCTTCTCCTGCTCCAGCTCAGGGCCATGGACCGCACACGCCGAACCAGCAGGCCCTGCCTGAGCTGCCCCCGAAAGGACATGAAATGCTCGCGCGCCCCGTCTGA